GGCGGGCACTGCCGGCGTTGCCCGCCGCCGCCACCACGGCGACCCGGCGGGGCAGCCCGGCGAGGAGGTTGACAAGCGGCAACGGTGGCTGGTCGTCCTGGGTGAAGTAGCCCAGCGACAGGTTGACCACACTCACCTGCGGGTCGAGCCGACCGACGGCGGCCACCAGGCTCTCCTCGTCGCCGACGCCGGTGGCATTTAGCGCGGCCTCCGGGTCGAAGCGGACCCCGGGGGCGGCCTGCCGGACCAGGCCGGCCACGAAGGTGCCGTGGCCACCCTGCAACGCCAGCAGTCCGGCGCTGACGTACAGCGGGTCGATGTCGTCGGGTTCCGGCAGGTAGCTGCCGCCCAACCACTGCGGGTGGGCGGTGCCGGCGGAGGCCCAGATGCCGGTGTCGCAGACGCCCACCGTCACCCCGGCGCCCTCACCGAGGCGGGCCGGGTCCGGCGCCGGTAGGGCGGCGGCGGCCCGTGGCGGGGCTCCCGGGTTGCCCATGATGTTGCCGAATCCGACCAGCACGTGGTGCGGCTGCACCTGGGGGACCGGCTGACCGGGCCACTGTTTCGGGTCGCGCAGCTGGCTCACCACCGACGGGATCTCGGTCTCCCGGGCGAAGAGCAACCGGCCGACCCCGGCGAACCCGCTGCCCTCGGTCACCTGGTGTCCCAGGGCGCGCAGCCGGGCCGTCACCCGGGCGAGGTCCTGGCGGGCGACCAGCAGCTGCCGGGGCCGGTAGAGGAACTCCCGCCCGGCCACGGTGTGCCGGCGGACCGTCTTGTCCGCCGCGACGGCCTCGGCGAAGGCCCGCTGGTAGCTCTCCGGCGTCTGGTCGGCGGCGTGCGCCGGGCGCGGCCGGGCGGCCATCCCGAGGGGCAGCGCGGCGGCGGCCAGCGCGGACCACCTGACCACCTGGCGTCGGGAGAGTCGACCCGGCGGATGCGGCACGCCGGAACAGTCAGGCGACACAAGCCCTCCAGGTGGTGGAAGATGCGCGGCCGACGACAGCGGGGGAAGCCACGTTTGCGCTCTCCGCGCAGGGAGGCTATCTCCCGGCGTGACCCTCGGTCAATTGTCGGTCATCAATCGTCATCGGAGTGTCGGGTCACCGACGGATTGACCGGTGGTACGGGGTCGGGGATTCTGCATGGCATGGCCGACCGCAACCGATCCGGCATCGGCCCGGCGCAGTCCGCCCTGGACGCCGTCCAGCGGTACCCCCACGAGGCGCTCACCATCGCCCGCGCGGTGCTCGGGGCCACGTCGGACACCCACGAGCGGTCGACCGCCGAACGCGCCATCGGGCTGGCCCTGCGGGAACTCAACGACCTTCCCGGCGCGCTGCGCCACCTGCGCCGCGCGGTCCGGGCCACCGACGACCCGCGGCTGCGGGCGTTGGCCCGGATGAGCCTGGGGTACGTGCTGGCCAACGCCGGCCGCACCGTCGCCGCCCTGCGCGCGGTCACCCTGGCCCTGCCCATGTTGACCGGTGCCGACGCCGGGCGGGCCCGGATGCAGCGCGGCGTGGTGCTGCACTACCGGGGACACTTCGACGAGGCGCTGCGGGACTACGACGTCGCGGTGGACATCGCCCAACGCGAGGGCGACCTGCTGCTGGAGGCCCGCGCCCGCAACAACCGTGGCCTGCTCAACGCCCACCGTGGTCCGGGCCGCAGCATCGACGACCTGCACCGGGCCGCCACCGTCTTCGGGCGGCTCGGGTTGGATCTGGCCGCCGCTGACGCCCGGTGGAACAGCGGCATCGCCGCCGGACAACGCGGCGACGTGGCGGGCGCGCTGCGCTGCTTCGCCACCGTCGACGCCGAGTACCGCCGGCTCGCCGTGCCCCGGCCGGCGTTGCTGCTGGACCGCTTCGAGCTGCTGCTGTCGGTGCCGCTGATCGACGAGGCGGTCGAGGTGGCCACCACCGCCGTGGCCGAGCTGCGCCGTCGTGGCATGGCCTCCGACCTCGCCGAGGCGCTGCTGGCCCGGGCCCGCGCGGCGCTGCTGGCCGGGGACCTGGCGACCGCCACCGACGCCGCGGTGGCCGCCCGCACCCGGTTCCGCCGGCAGGGGCGCCGCACCTGGGCGACCTTCGCCCGACACGTCGAACTCCGGGCCGGGTACGCCCAGGGGGTCCGCACGCCGGCGTTGTTCGCCGCGATGGTGCGTACCGCCGGTCTGCTCGACGCGACCGGCTGGCCGGGACCGGCGCTCACCACCCGGATCGAGGCCGCCCGCCTCGCCGCCACGTTGGGCCGGGACCGGCGCGCGGCACACCTGCTGACCGTGGCCGCCACCGCCCGTCGCCGGGGCACCGCGCCGCACCGGGCCCAGGGGTGGTACGCCCTGGCGCTGCGTCGCCGGCTCGACGGCGACGAGCCGGGCGCGGCGCGGGCCCTGCGCCGGGGACTGGCGGTGCTGGACGGGCACCGTGCCTCGCTCGGTGCGACCGAGCTGCGCACCCACAGCGGCGCGTACGGCCGGGAGTTGGCCGCCGAGGGGTTGGACATCGCGGTGCGCAGCGCCGCCCCGGCGCGGGTGCTGGCCTGGGCCGAACGCTGGCGCGCCAACGCCCTGCGGATGCGGCCGGTCTCCCCACCGTCGGATCCGGCGCTGGCCAGCGCCCTGGCCGAGCTGCGGATGGTCAGCACCGCGCTGGAGGACGCGCTGCTCACCGGCCACCCGGTGCAGGCGCTGCGCCGCCGGCAGGCCCGGCTGGAGCAGCGCATCCGGGAACTTGCCCGG
Above is a window of Micromonospora yangpuensis DNA encoding:
- a CDS encoding S8 family peptidase translates to MPHPPGRLSRRQVVRWSALAAAALPLGMAARPRPAHAADQTPESYQRAFAEAVAADKTVRRHTVAGREFLYRPRQLLVARQDLARVTARLRALGHQVTEGSGFAGVGRLLFARETEIPSVVSQLRDPKQWPGQPVPQVQPHHVLVGFGNIMGNPGAPPRAAAALPAPDPARLGEGAGVTVGVCDTGIWASAGTAHPQWLGGSYLPEPDDIDPLYVSAGLLALQGGHGTFVAGLVRQAAPGVRFDPEAALNATGVGDEESLVAAVGRLDPQVSVVNLSLGYFTQDDQPPLPLVNLLAGLPRRVAVVAAAGNAGSARPAWPAASPRVLAVAAVAEGPDGLLPADYSGHGPWVDACAVGDRVSTYVDGELRLPGQPGLLFAGFAAWAGTSFATAHVSGRLAALMTSTGLDAEAARAALVAGARWHPDYGVLVG
- a CDS encoding CHAT domain-containing protein, encoding MADRNRSGIGPAQSALDAVQRYPHEALTIARAVLGATSDTHERSTAERAIGLALRELNDLPGALRHLRRAVRATDDPRLRALARMSLGYVLANAGRTVAALRAVTLALPMLTGADAGRARMQRGVVLHYRGHFDEALRDYDVAVDIAQREGDLLLEARARNNRGLLNAHRGPGRSIDDLHRAATVFGRLGLDLAAADARWNSGIAAGQRGDVAGALRCFATVDAEYRRLAVPRPALLLDRFELLLSVPLIDEAVEVATTAVAELRRRGMASDLAEALLARARAALLAGDLATATDAAVAARTRFRRQGRRTWATFARHVELRAGYAQGVRTPALFAAMVRTAGLLDATGWPGPALTTRIEAARLAATLGRDRRAAHLLTVAATARRRGTAPHRAQGWYALALRRRLDGDEPGAARALRRGLAVLDGHRASLGATELRTHSGAYGRELAAEGLDIAVRSAAPARVLAWAERWRANALRMRPVSPPSDPALASALAELRMVSTALEDALLTGHPVQALRRRQARLEQRIRELARSAAGGGPLVTPPGVRALATALGDAVLLELVAHGPRLRAVLVRDGRATLHDLGPLAEAVRLARLHRFGLRRLVTTGDHADARARVDHLATALDRQLFDPVRSRLADRPLVIVPIGDLHAVPWSGLPTCAGRPVTVAPSATAWLRAAGRVAPAGPPVLVAGPRLPAAETEVRQLGAVLPGSRALTGAAAAADVVTDALNGVGLAHIAAHGRFRADNPLFSTLEVADGPLTAYELERLTSPPGCVVLSACDSGLAGVRPGDEVMGFSAVLLALGTRSLIATVLPVPADLTTALMLDLHRRMRAGAGPALALAEAQRAFDGPRLEAGSGGGAAHATAAAFVCFGAG